A genomic window from Agrobacterium larrymoorei includes:
- a CDS encoding arsenate-mycothiol transferase ArsC has translation MEGPAAPDLKEKAPRAILFMCGMNSIRSPMAEVIAKQIVAPGIYIQSAGVRAGERDPFVDAVLDESGLTLGKHKPRTMDEIEDDFFDLIITLTPEAHHAALELTRYNALDVVYWPTMDPTVETGSREQRLEAYREVRDHLKKLISERLPQRAQPFSETL, from the coding sequence ATGGAAGGTCCGGCCGCTCCAGACTTGAAAGAGAAGGCCCCGCGCGCCATATTATTCATGTGCGGCATGAACTCCATCCGTTCCCCCATGGCAGAGGTCATCGCCAAGCAGATCGTCGCTCCCGGCATCTATATCCAGTCCGCTGGCGTCAGGGCAGGTGAACGCGATCCCTTCGTCGATGCGGTTCTGGACGAGTCCGGTCTCACACTTGGCAAGCACAAGCCGCGCACGATGGATGAGATCGAGGACGACTTCTTCGATCTGATCATCACCTTAACACCCGAGGCCCATCACGCCGCACTTGAGTTGACGCGGTACAATGCGCTTGACGTGGTCTACTGGCCGACCATGGATCCGACGGTCGAAACCGGCTCCAGAGAGCAGAGACTGGAAGCCTACCGCGAGGTTCGAGATCACCTGAAAAAGCTCATTTCCGAGCGCCTGCCGCAACGCGCACAGCCATTTTCGGAAACGCTTTAA
- a CDS encoding Maf-like protein, which yields MTDPKQKLILASGSPRRLELLHQVGIEPTRLMPMDIDETPARLEHPRTLCRRLSLQKAQAAHKAVKGELAWRDAYILGSDTVVAVGRRIVGKAEYIEDASAALHLLSGRSHWVYTGICLITPNGKVRQKVAETKVRFKRLSQFEIENYIASGQWRGKAGAYAIQGIAGCFVQKLTGSYTNVVGLPLYETAALLAGEGFEVTSGWQEG from the coding sequence ATGACAGACCCAAAACAAAAGCTGATTCTGGCTTCCGGATCGCCACGCCGTCTTGAGCTCCTGCATCAGGTGGGTATCGAACCCACGCGCCTGATGCCGATGGACATCGACGAAACTCCCGCGCGCCTCGAACATCCCCGCACACTCTGCCGTCGCCTGTCTTTGCAGAAGGCACAGGCCGCTCACAAAGCGGTCAAGGGCGAACTCGCTTGGCGGGATGCCTATATTCTTGGTTCGGATACGGTCGTCGCCGTCGGTCGCAGGATCGTCGGCAAGGCGGAATATATCGAGGACGCTTCGGCGGCTCTCCATCTTCTCTCAGGCAGAAGCCACTGGGTCTATACGGGCATTTGCCTGATTACCCCGAACGGCAAGGTGCGTCAGAAGGTGGCCGAAACCAAGGTCCGCTTCAAGCGTTTGTCGCAGTTCGAAATTGAAAACTACATCGCGTCCGGCCAATGGCGTGGCAAGGCTGGCGCCTATGCCATCCAGGGCATTGCCGGCTGCTTCGTGCAGAAGCTGACGGGATCCTACACCAATGTGGTGGGACTGCCGCTTTATGAGACGGCGGCGCTTCTGGCAGGCGAGGGCTTCGAAGTCACGTCGGGCTGGCAGGAAGGCTGA
- the flhA gene encoding flagellar biosynthesis protein FlhA, with product MATPPSVMPLPKVAPRGRDIGFAAGIVAILCILFLPIPPFIIDMGLAFSIAFSVLILMVSLWIHRPLDFSSFPTILLISTMIRLALNIATTRVILSHGHQGHDAAGGVIAGFSSLVMSGDFVIGLIVFLILIVVNFIVITKGATRIAEVGARFTLDAIPGKQMSIDADLSAGIINEKEAQLRRRELEEESSFYGAMDGASKFVRGDAVAGLLITMINICGGIIIGVFRHGMPVSEAADVFVKLSVGDGIVSQVPALIVSLAAGLIVTRGGTLGSTDTAVINQLSGYPKALSVAAGLMFILALVPGLPFLPFMFLSGLLALGAWFIPRQLQREQDVARAEEDQKAADATQAESETVKSVLRTTEIELALGKQVSPRLLGAHQELGFRVGKMRKKFAAQYGFVVPEIKVTDDIAIPDKSYQIRIHGTTVAANTLRVGEVLVITGKGRRPSVPGDDVREPAFGMPAVSVLEHFVDDLRREGFHPIDNISALLTHVSEVIRNNLPMLLSYKDVKVLIDRLDPEYKKLADEICSSHMSYSGLQAILKLLLAERVSIRNLHLILEAVAELAPHLRKTEQIVEHVRIRMAQQICGDLSDNGVLRVLRLGTKWDVIFQQALKRDPKGDVIEFDIDPRQVEEFSNEATQVIREYMDVGLPFVLVTLPETRAYVRMITERLFSTLPVLSHVELAKGTEIKILGSIS from the coding sequence ATGGCTACCCCGCCCAGCGTAATGCCACTTCCGAAAGTCGCCCCCCGAGGGCGCGACATTGGGTTTGCTGCGGGCATCGTTGCCATTTTGTGCATCCTGTTCCTGCCGATCCCGCCATTCATTATCGACATGGGATTGGCTTTCTCGATTGCCTTTTCCGTTCTGATCCTGATGGTATCGTTGTGGATTCACCGTCCGCTCGACTTCTCCTCCTTCCCGACGATCCTGCTGATTTCCACCATGATCCGCCTCGCGCTCAACATTGCGACGACGCGCGTGATCCTGTCCCATGGTCACCAGGGTCATGATGCCGCTGGCGGTGTCATTGCGGGCTTTTCCAGCCTCGTCATGTCCGGCGACTTCGTCATCGGTCTGATCGTCTTCCTCATCCTCATCGTGGTGAACTTCATCGTCATCACCAAGGGTGCCACGCGCATCGCGGAAGTTGGCGCCCGCTTCACCTTGGATGCCATCCCAGGCAAGCAGATGTCGATCGATGCGGATTTGTCCGCCGGCATCATCAATGAGAAGGAAGCCCAGCTTCGCCGTCGCGAACTGGAAGAAGAAAGCTCCTTCTACGGCGCGATGGACGGTGCGTCGAAATTCGTCCGTGGTGACGCCGTTGCCGGCCTGCTCATCACCATGATCAACATCTGCGGCGGCATCATCATCGGTGTCTTCCGTCACGGCATGCCGGTCAGCGAAGCGGCGGATGTTTTCGTCAAGCTGTCCGTCGGTGACGGTATCGTCTCGCAGGTTCCGGCGCTGATCGTTTCGCTCGCAGCCGGTCTTATCGTCACGCGCGGCGGCACGCTCGGCTCCACCGACACAGCCGTCATCAACCAGTTGAGCGGTTATCCGAAGGCGCTTTCCGTTGCTGCCGGCTTGATGTTCATTCTTGCCCTCGTTCCTGGGCTGCCCTTCCTTCCCTTCATGTTTCTCAGTGGCCTCTTGGCACTGGGTGCCTGGTTCATTCCTCGCCAGTTGCAGCGTGAACAGGATGTTGCGCGTGCGGAAGAAGATCAGAAGGCGGCCGACGCCACGCAGGCCGAAAGCGAGACGGTCAAGAGCGTTCTGCGCACCACCGAAATCGAGTTGGCACTTGGCAAGCAGGTCTCGCCCCGCCTTCTCGGCGCTCACCAGGAACTGGGTTTCCGCGTGGGCAAGATGCGCAAGAAGTTTGCGGCGCAATACGGCTTCGTCGTGCCGGAAATCAAGGTCACGGACGATATCGCCATCCCCGACAAATCTTACCAGATCCGCATCCACGGCACGACAGTCGCGGCCAATACGCTGCGTGTCGGCGAAGTGCTGGTCATCACCGGCAAGGGCAGGCGTCCTTCAGTTCCGGGGGACGATGTCAGAGAACCCGCTTTCGGCATGCCGGCGGTCTCGGTGCTGGAGCATTTCGTCGACGATCTGCGGCGCGAAGGCTTCCACCCGATCGACAACATTTCCGCGCTTCTCACTCATGTCAGCGAAGTCATCCGCAACAACTTGCCGATGCTCCTCTCTTACAAGGACGTCAAGGTCCTGATCGACCGGCTCGATCCGGAATACAAGAAGCTCGCCGACGAGATTTGCTCGTCGCACATGTCCTATTCCGGCCTTCAGGCGATCTTGAAGCTTCTGCTGGCGGAACGGGTTTCCATCCGCAACCTGCACCTCATTCTTGAAGCGGTGGCGGAACTCGCGCCGCATCTGCGCAAGACCGAGCAGATCGTCGAGCATGTCCGTATTCGCATGGCGCAGCAGATTTGCGGCGACCTTTCCGACAACGGTGTTCTGCGCGTTCTGCGTCTCGGCACCAAGTGGGACGTCATCTTCCAGCAGGCGCTGAAGCGCGATCCGAAGGGTGATGTCATCGAATTCGATATCGATCCGCGCCAGGTGGAAGAGTTCTCCAACGAAGCGACCCAAGTAATCCGTGAATACATGGATGTCGGTCTGCCATTCGTGCTTGTCACGCTGCCTGAAACACGCGCATATGTAAGAATGATTACGGAACGACTCTTCAGCACCTTGCCGGTGCTGTCCCATGTCGAACTGGCAAAGGGTACGGAAATCAAGATCCTCGGCTCCATTTCATGA
- a CDS encoding rod-binding protein, whose product MAISPPSDLVLDVVNAADPMQVSAAREKLRAVSATREASVLTASNAGFASAINSIETPESRAGLGNIHRQEHHEKIPETYRKFEASVLNTFIQNMMPSDTEEVYGKGSAGEFWKSMMSEQMADQMSKKGGIGIAEQVYSQALQRQRNAAPVSAVNEDDKKIAMSMVTDFQRRIFSDTETKKTNS is encoded by the coding sequence GTGGCGATTTCTCCTCCAAGCGATCTTGTGCTTGATGTGGTCAATGCGGCCGACCCGATGCAGGTCTCCGCTGCCCGTGAAAAGCTGCGGGCGGTGAGCGCGACGCGGGAAGCTTCGGTGCTGACTGCCAGCAATGCCGGCTTTGCCTCTGCGATCAACAGCATCGAGACGCCGGAGAGCCGCGCGGGGCTGGGAAACATCCACAGGCAGGAGCATCACGAGAAGATTCCTGAAACCTACCGCAAGTTCGAGGCGAGCGTTCTAAACACATTCATCCAGAACATGATGCCATCCGACACCGAAGAGGTTTACGGCAAGGGCTCGGCCGGCGAGTTCTGGAAAAGCATGATGTCCGAGCAGATGGCCGACCAGATGTCCAAGAAGGGCGGGATCGGCATTGCCGAGCAAGTCTACTCGCAGGCGCTGCAGCGCCAGCGCAATGCCGCTCCTGTCTCTGCCGTCAATGAAGACGACAAGAAGATCGCCATGAGCATGGTCACCGACTTCCAGCGACGCATCTTCTCCGACACCGAAACCAAGAAAACCAATAGCTGA
- the fliR gene encoding flagellar biosynthetic protein FliR: MITDPQGTIMALFLAFCRIGSCLMAMPGFSSARLPVQIRLFLALTLSVALLPLLWDVIYPVTQGNTVTFFRAMLYETFIGTMFGLIAHLYLLGMQFAATVMGTAISFTGPPAQDVLEDTSESQLAAMLTFGVLLVLFILDFHHVIFKALVESYSSIPLGGPISAQRMLITLTDTLVASMNVAIRVASPFILFGFLFNVAIGLINKLAPQIPVYFISTPYALAGGLLLLYFGIAAVVNQFVDGFFLVFSNM; encoded by the coding sequence ATGATAACTGACCCGCAGGGAACCATCATGGCGCTGTTCCTGGCCTTTTGCCGGATCGGTTCCTGCCTTATGGCGATGCCGGGCTTTTCCTCTGCCAGGCTTCCGGTCCAGATCAGGCTCTTCCTTGCGCTAACGCTTTCCGTCGCTTTACTGCCGCTTCTTTGGGATGTCATTTATCCCGTCACGCAGGGCAACACGGTGACGTTCTTCCGTGCGATGCTTTACGAAACTTTCATCGGCACGATGTTCGGCTTGATCGCCCATCTCTATCTGCTGGGGATGCAGTTTGCCGCAACCGTTATGGGCACGGCCATTTCCTTTACCGGCCCGCCCGCGCAGGACGTGCTGGAAGATACCTCCGAAAGCCAGCTTGCGGCCATGCTGACATTCGGCGTGTTGCTCGTGCTGTTCATTTTGGATTTTCACCACGTCATCTTCAAAGCGCTGGTGGAATCCTATTCGTCGATCCCGCTCGGCGGACCGATCTCCGCCCAGCGCATGCTGATTACGCTCACCGATACGCTCGTGGCCTCGATGAATGTTGCAATCCGGGTGGCGAGCCCCTTCATCCTCTTCGGCTTTCTGTTCAACGTGGCGATCGGCCTGATCAACAAACTTGCACCGCAAATTCCGGTTTACTTCATCTCCACGCCCTATGCTCTGGCTGGCGGCCTGTTGCTTCTCTACTTCGGTATTGCCGCGGTGGTGAATCAGTTCGTCGATGGTTTCTTCCTCGTTTTCTCGAACATGTGA
- the fliP gene encoding flagellar type III secretion system pore protein FliP (The bacterial flagellar biogenesis protein FliP forms a type III secretion system (T3SS)-type pore required for flagellar assembly.) — translation MIRTLICLIAFALIPGIAFAQQSPADLLNLPVDGSAAAWIIRTFGLLTILSIAPGILIMVTSFPRFIIAFSILRSGMGLGTTPSNMILTSMAMFMTFYVMAPTFERSWNDGIQPMMQNQITEAQAIERAAEPFRTFMLANTRPKDLALFVDLASERGQETMNGTQPQYRILVPAFMLSEIRRGFEIGFLVILPFLVIDMVVATITMAMGMMMLPPTSISLPFKILFFVLIDGWNLLVGSLVRSFY, via the coding sequence ATGATTCGCACCCTTATCTGCCTGATTGCTTTCGCCCTGATCCCGGGGATTGCTTTTGCGCAGCAGTCACCGGCCGATTTGTTAAATCTGCCTGTCGACGGCTCCGCTGCGGCGTGGATCATTCGTACCTTCGGATTGCTGACGATCCTTTCGATCGCGCCCGGCATCCTGATCATGGTCACGAGCTTTCCCCGCTTCATCATCGCCTTTTCCATCCTGCGTTCCGGCATGGGGCTTGGCACGACGCCATCCAACATGATCCTGACGAGCATGGCGATGTTCATGACATTCTACGTGATGGCGCCAACCTTCGAGCGTTCGTGGAACGATGGCATCCAGCCGATGATGCAGAACCAGATCACCGAAGCACAGGCGATCGAGAGGGCGGCAGAACCCTTCCGGACCTTCATGCTTGCCAATACGCGTCCAAAGGATCTGGCCCTCTTCGTCGATCTGGCGAGCGAACGTGGCCAGGAAACGATGAACGGCACGCAGCCGCAATATCGCATCCTCGTTCCAGCCTTCATGCTGTCTGAAATCCGCCGCGGCTTCGAAATCGGCTTTCTCGTCATCCTGCCCTTCCTCGTCATCGACATGGTGGTGGCAACGATCACCATGGCCATGGGCATGATGATGCTGCCCCCGACTTCGATCTCACTTCCGTTCAAGATCTTGTTCTTCGTGCTGATCGATGGCTGGAACCTGCTGGTCGGCTCGCTGGTGCGATCGTTTTACTGA
- the infA gene encoding translation initiation factor IF-1, which yields MTKEEVLEFPGVVTELLPNATFRVKLENEHEIIAHTAGRMRKNRIRVLAGDKVLVEMTPYDLTKGRITYRFK from the coding sequence ATGACAAAAGAAGAAGTCCTTGAATTCCCGGGCGTCGTGACCGAACTCCTGCCCAATGCGACGTTTCGTGTGAAGCTGGAAAACGAGCATGAGATCATTGCTCACACGGCAGGACGCATGCGCAAGAACCGTATCCGCGTTCTCGCTGGCGACAAGGTCCTGGTCGAAATGACCCCTTATGACCTCACCAAAGGCCGTATCACCTACCGTTTCAAGTAA
- a CDS encoding UPF0262 family protein produces the protein MAAGDFRLCDVVLDESIGRSTPDVEHERAVAIFDLIEENSFEPIGHEGGPYRLNISLVDAKLVFAITTEYGQDVAIHILSLTPFRRIIKDYFLICESYYEAIRSSTPSQIEAIDMGRRGIHNDGSQTLMDRLAGKIKVDFDTARRLFTLVCVLYWRG, from the coding sequence ATGGCGGCAGGCGACTTCAGACTCTGCGACGTGGTGCTGGACGAGAGTATCGGCCGGTCCACGCCTGACGTGGAGCATGAGCGCGCCGTCGCGATTTTCGACCTGATCGAGGAAAACAGCTTCGAGCCGATTGGGCACGAGGGCGGACCGTACCGGCTGAACATATCGCTAGTGGATGCAAAGCTCGTCTTCGCCATCACCACGGAGTATGGACAAGATGTCGCCATCCACATTCTGTCGCTGACGCCGTTTCGCCGCATCATCAAGGATTACTTCCTGATTTGCGAAAGTTACTACGAGGCGATCCGGTCCTCGACGCCGAGCCAGATCGAGGCGATCGATATGGGCAGGCGCGGCATTCACAATGATGGATCGCAAACGCTGATGGATCGTCTTGCGGGCAAGATCAAGGTGGATTTCGATACGGCACGCCGCCTCTTTACCCTCGTCTGTGTCCTGTATTGGCGAGGCTAG
- the yacG gene encoding DNA gyrase inhibitor YacG yields MTSDPKVTPLRKAQPCPECGRPSTREDYPFCSDRCRSLDLSRWLNGSYAIPVADDEELADKQRRTDNDSDY; encoded by the coding sequence ATGACGTCCGATCCCAAGGTCACGCCCCTACGCAAGGCACAGCCATGCCCCGAATGCGGCAGGCCATCGACCCGCGAAGATTATCCCTTCTGTTCCGATCGTTGCCGCTCGCTCGATCTATCCCGTTGGCTGAACGGCTCTTACGCCATTCCCGTCGCCGATGACGAGGAACTCGCCGACAAGCAGCGCCGCACCGATAACGATAGCGACTATTAG
- a CDS encoding DUF1217 domain-containing protein: protein MVSALSSYVSYLNVNRDLKTSLSKVSEQSVVKRETDYYEANIDNVKTVDEFLDNYRLYSYAMKAYGLEEMTFGKGFMRKVLESDLNDQTSFANTLADKRYLQFAQAFNFAGDTKVAQNTAQADKLAEAYQASFPAEESRIKQESAYFSSQIGSVTNVDDLVNNAKLRTYMLNAAGLDPTFTSRDYLKQVLTSDLNDPNSVANKASNTAWKQLTRAFNFNSDGTINGQVQTADQTEDLKLDYVAKMSTFQSNTLLSANQRYWEKHISQVTSAQDLVKDSRLLSYVKTAFSLPTSIQASSVASLMSSESFATVYGNTKLLSFFNFENDGSVTPGKTPQTTDQVSKLATQYSDIFVKERSASIDKAAANYESRIAKVTKLDDFFVSNKKDDDANNDQVTEIWNVALRAYGIDPDEVSTTKLKRILTSDTDNKKSYVNTLKDDRFVQLAKAFNFSSDGTTESPLTAQSQSMVQQLTTEYKTTKLRSLTGAALTTATKAADKEIDYYKTKMMEITSSDQLIADTRLTSFIFEANGIDPKSVNASDLRRMFKSDLSDPKSFVNLQSDSKFAQIVASFNFNTQGKLDPTAKKGIQQRGAILDTTTQYVRQTLEEQQGDQNAAVRLALYFKRKAPDITSAYTILADKALFEFFKTTFSLPAAIGNMDVDKQVAVVKKFMDVTKLNDTTYVDGLVKRFTALYDAQNQSTTDTSLLILGR, encoded by the coding sequence ATGGTTTCCGCTCTGTCCAGCTATGTAAGCTATTTAAACGTTAATCGTGACCTCAAGACTTCGTTGTCAAAAGTCAGCGAGCAGTCCGTTGTGAAACGCGAAACAGACTATTACGAAGCCAATATCGACAACGTTAAAACGGTCGACGAGTTTCTGGACAATTATCGGCTCTATTCCTACGCGATGAAGGCTTACGGCCTTGAAGAGATGACCTTCGGCAAAGGCTTCATGCGCAAAGTCCTTGAAAGCGATCTCAACGACCAGACGAGTTTTGCCAATACGCTTGCAGACAAGCGATATTTGCAGTTCGCGCAGGCGTTCAACTTCGCTGGGGATACTAAAGTTGCCCAGAACACGGCGCAGGCCGACAAGCTCGCTGAAGCTTATCAAGCGTCGTTTCCGGCAGAAGAGAGCAGGATCAAACAGGAGTCAGCCTACTTTTCAAGTCAAATTGGCTCGGTTACGAATGTTGACGACCTGGTCAACAACGCCAAGCTCCGTACCTACATGCTGAATGCCGCCGGCCTGGATCCAACGTTTACCTCAAGAGACTATCTTAAGCAGGTTTTGACAAGCGACCTGAACGATCCGAACAGTGTGGCCAACAAAGCGAGTAACACAGCATGGAAGCAGCTTACACGGGCCTTCAACTTCAATTCGGACGGCACGATCAATGGTCAGGTTCAGACGGCGGATCAGACTGAAGACCTGAAGCTCGACTATGTTGCGAAGATGTCGACCTTCCAATCGAACACGCTGTTGAGTGCCAACCAGCGATATTGGGAAAAACATATCTCTCAGGTTACGAGTGCACAGGATCTGGTAAAGGACAGCCGCCTTCTCAGCTATGTCAAGACCGCATTTAGCCTTCCCACATCCATTCAGGCCAGCAGCGTTGCTAGCCTTATGTCGAGCGAATCCTTTGCGACAGTCTATGGCAACACCAAGCTCCTTTCGTTCTTTAACTTCGAAAACGATGGCTCCGTCACGCCAGGAAAAACGCCGCAAACCACTGACCAGGTTTCGAAGCTTGCGACACAGTATAGTGATATATTCGTCAAAGAGCGTAGTGCTTCGATCGACAAAGCCGCCGCGAATTATGAGTCGCGTATCGCGAAAGTAACGAAACTCGACGACTTTTTTGTTTCCAACAAAAAGGACGATGACGCAAACAATGATCAGGTCACGGAAATCTGGAACGTGGCTCTGCGTGCTTATGGGATCGACCCTGACGAGGTTTCGACGACGAAGTTAAAGAGGATCCTGACAAGCGACACTGATAACAAGAAAAGTTATGTCAACACATTAAAAGACGATCGCTTCGTCCAACTTGCAAAAGCTTTCAATTTTTCCTCCGATGGCACTACCGAATCTCCGCTGACCGCGCAGTCGCAGAGCATGGTCCAGCAGCTGACGACCGAATATAAAACTACGAAACTAAGGTCTTTGACGGGCGCAGCGCTGACGACCGCAACGAAGGCGGCCGATAAAGAAATTGACTACTACAAGACGAAGATGATGGAGATCACATCCTCCGATCAGTTGATCGCCGATACGCGACTGACCAGCTTCATTTTTGAAGCGAATGGCATAGATCCTAAAAGCGTCAATGCATCCGACCTTCGTAGAATGTTCAAATCGGATCTTTCCGATCCGAAAAGCTTTGTGAATCTCCAGAGCGATAGCAAGTTCGCCCAAATCGTGGCGTCATTCAACTTCAACACCCAAGGCAAGCTAGACCCAACGGCGAAGAAGGGCATTCAGCAACGCGGTGCCATTTTGGACACGACGACACAATATGTACGACAGACGCTCGAAGAACAACAGGGCGACCAAAACGCTGCCGTGCGCCTGGCGCTTTACTTCAAGCGGAAAGCGCCAGATATTACGAGTGCCTACACGATCCTCGCCGACAAGGCTCTGTTCGAATTCTTCAAGACCACGTTCAGCCTGCCTGCCGCTATTGGCAATATGGATGTCGACAAGCAGGTTGCTGTCGTGAAGAAATTCATGGACGTCACCAAGCTGAATGACACCACTTATGTAGATGGATTGGTGAAGCGCTTTACAGCGCTGTACGACGCACAGAACCAGTCCACCACCGATACGTCTCTTCTCATTCTAGGTAGGTAG
- a CDS encoding methyl-accepting chemotaxis protein: protein MAENRQTVDKGYQAADALMADASDPSVLKAYGDVKSAMTDFLQARSAIDTALSSAKPQESSAGEAIGRAGNVLMERAINLAQMLETAMAESEPVLGDLGAIKRIAWQVRNVGGSVWEVAHGPYTGGPVLTPALIKKLDTIEGSTRSYWELLQSMSKSSTIPAPVRAAVDQARSEYFEGSFGTLRQSIVADVQAGKMPQMEFSVWLPKLIVAINTITNVAIVSMDQANIIAENAQYGAFRTAAISGVVGLAVLALWGLGYLVMKGRLFNPLELMTDAVRRLAKNDVAVDIPAFTRRDEMAELAGAVAVFKQNAIARMELEEKARQFQQELDRKLRETQAAFEAAGASQKAFLGTLATGLERLALGDLSTRIDKNSDPAFLTIQENFNGAIGRLEAALSAVLESANAVTDGVQEISQSTDSLARRTEQQAAALEQTAAALEEITANVGSSAGRSSEARTVAVNAVSNATKSGSVVAEAVAAMRRIEEASAKVRNIITVIDEIAFQTNLLALNAGVEAARAGEAGKGFAVVAQEVRELAQRSASASKEIRDLIQRSNQEIGEGVKLVAETGEALHTIEHDIATINDHMEAIAVSSSEQAAGISQVNTAVNQMDHATQQNAAMVEESNAAASLLAQEANKLRQAMRGFRIGEGSSTYGMRNATRAA, encoded by the coding sequence ATGGCTGAGAATCGGCAGACGGTCGACAAGGGGTATCAGGCAGCCGACGCTCTGATGGCCGATGCCAGCGATCCTTCCGTGCTGAAAGCCTATGGGGACGTAAAGTCTGCCATGACCGATTTTCTGCAGGCTCGTTCCGCGATCGATACCGCGCTTTCAAGCGCCAAGCCGCAGGAAAGCTCCGCGGGTGAAGCCATTGGCCGTGCGGGGAACGTCTTGATGGAGCGTGCCATCAATCTCGCACAAATGCTGGAAACCGCCATGGCGGAGAGCGAGCCGGTTCTTGGTGATCTCGGTGCCATCAAGCGTATCGCCTGGCAGGTTCGCAATGTCGGCGGCTCGGTCTGGGAAGTCGCCCATGGTCCCTATACCGGTGGTCCAGTACTGACCCCCGCGCTCATCAAGAAGCTTGATACGATCGAAGGAAGCACCCGCTCCTATTGGGAGTTGCTGCAGTCCATGTCAAAGTCCAGCACAATTCCTGCCCCAGTGAGGGCAGCCGTCGATCAGGCGCGCTCTGAATATTTCGAAGGCAGCTTCGGCACGCTTCGCCAAAGCATCGTCGCCGATGTTCAGGCCGGCAAGATGCCGCAGATGGAATTCTCGGTATGGCTGCCAAAGCTGATCGTTGCGATCAATACGATCACCAATGTGGCAATCGTGTCCATGGACCAAGCGAATATCATTGCCGAAAACGCCCAATACGGCGCATTTAGAACCGCGGCTATTTCGGGTGTGGTTGGGCTCGCGGTCCTGGCGCTCTGGGGTCTTGGCTACTTGGTTATGAAGGGCAGACTCTTCAATCCGCTTGAGCTGATGACGGATGCTGTGAGACGCCTCGCCAAAAATGATGTGGCGGTTGACATTCCCGCCTTTACCCGCCGCGATGAAATGGCTGAGCTGGCGGGCGCCGTCGCTGTGTTCAAGCAAAATGCGATCGCCCGGATGGAACTGGAGGAGAAAGCCCGTCAGTTCCAGCAGGAGCTGGACAGGAAGCTACGTGAAACGCAAGCGGCCTTCGAAGCCGCTGGTGCAAGCCAGAAGGCCTTCCTCGGCACGCTTGCCACTGGTCTGGAGCGCTTGGCGCTTGGTGATCTTTCCACAAGGATCGACAAGAATTCCGATCCTGCATTCTTGACCATCCAGGAGAACTTCAATGGTGCGATCGGGCGCCTTGAAGCTGCGCTCTCGGCGGTGCTGGAAAGCGCCAATGCCGTGACGGATGGCGTCCAGGAAATCAGCCAATCGACCGACAGCCTGGCACGCCGCACGGAACAGCAGGCCGCTGCACTGGAACAGACGGCCGCGGCCCTCGAAGAGATTACCGCCAATGTCGGCAGCTCCGCAGGACGATCCTCCGAGGCCCGCACGGTTGCAGTGAACGCGGTCTCCAACGCCACCAAGTCCGGTTCGGTCGTTGCCGAAGCTGTGGCCGCCATGCGCCGCATCGAGGAAGCCTCGGCAAAGGTCCGCAACATTATCACCGTCATCGACGAGATTGCGTTCCAGACCAACCTTCTTGCCTTGAATGCAGGCGTTGAGGCGGCTCGCGCCGGTGAAGCCGGCAAGGGTTTTGCGGTTGTGGCGCAGGAGGTGCGTGAACTCGCGCAGCGATCTGCCTCGGCCTCGAAGGAAATCCGCGACCTGATCCAGCGTTCCAATCAGGAAATCGGCGAAGGCGTCAAACTGGTTGCCGAGACCGGCGAGGCCCTGCACACGATCGAACACGATATCGCAACGATCAATGACCATATGGAAGCGATTGCCGTTTCGTCGAGCGAACAGGCCGCCGGCATTTCTCAGGTCAACACGGCCGTCAACCAGATGGACCATGCGACACAGCAGAATGCGGCGATGGTGGAAGAAAGCAACGCTGCTGCAAGCCTCCTGGCTCAAGAAGCCAACAAGTTGCGGCAAGCCATGCGTGGTTTCAGAATTGGCGAGGGTTCGTCAACCTATGGCATGCGCAACGCGACACGAGCTGCCTAA